From a single Gimesia fumaroli genomic region:
- a CDS encoding hybrid sensor histidine kinase/response regulator, translated as MNNEKLREKFDILLIEENPTHATLIIDLLNTVNKIKNSVITHVKSVTDALNSLKARTFSVLVLTLDSSETHAIESLSQILAESPVTPVITLATKDDDALSSKIIQTGAQDYLIKAELTGPILYRTIRHAVERKKQLTSLTLHNENLQAFARAASHDLKAPLGNIKTISQIVLEEAGTCLENPVLEMLRSLPLIANRLKKLIDDMLRFSLLGQKSLQRDHISLRSSIKIACEFLEEPMRNQNATINIGHLDDVYADVALMTTVFQNLLGNACKYVKDVAPVISINTKIEGRFVVAMVQDNGIGIPKKERQRIFEPLTRAVNASDYEGTGLGLSIVKRIIEAHQGQIWVESMPGKGSTFFFSIPQANSQSAS; from the coding sequence ATGAATAATGAAAAGCTGCGCGAAAAATTTGACATCTTATTAATTGAAGAGAATCCAACTCATGCCACTTTAATCATTGACCTGTTGAATACAGTCAACAAGATCAAAAATTCTGTCATCACACATGTGAAATCTGTTACCGATGCGCTCAACTCTCTCAAAGCACGAACATTCTCGGTCCTGGTGCTCACTTTGGATTCATCAGAGACTCACGCGATTGAGTCATTATCACAGATCCTGGCAGAATCTCCTGTAACTCCCGTTATTACTCTGGCCACAAAAGATGATGATGCTCTCAGTAGCAAAATCATTCAAACAGGGGCACAGGACTATCTGATTAAAGCAGAACTGACCGGACCAATTCTCTACCGTACGATTCGACATGCCGTCGAGCGCAAAAAACAATTAACGTCTCTGACTCTGCATAATGAAAATCTGCAGGCCTTTGCCCGGGCTGCATCACACGATCTGAAAGCCCCTTTGGGAAATATAAAAACGATCAGTCAGATTGTGCTTGAAGAAGCGGGAACCTGCCTGGAGAATCCGGTGTTGGAAATGCTCCGCAGCCTGCCGCTGATTGCCAATCGTCTCAAAAAATTGATTGATGATATGCTCCGCTTTTCTCTGCTGGGGCAGAAAAGTTTACAGCGGGATCATATTTCGCTACGAAGTTCGATTAAAATCGCGTGTGAATTTTTGGAAGAACCAATGCGCAACCAGAATGCAACCATTAATATAGGACACTTGGACGATGTTTATGCCGATGTAGCCCTGATGACTACGGTCTTTCAGAATCTCCTTGGTAATGCCTGTAAATATGTGAAAGACGTTGCCCCTGTGATTTCCATCAATACAAAAATTGAAGGTCGGTTTGTGGTGGCAATGGTTCAGGACAATGGAATCGGCATTCCCAAAAAAGAACGGCAACGCATTTTCGAACCGCTCACGCGCGCGGTCAATGCCAGCGATTATGAAGGAACCGGATTAGGACTCTCAATCGTGAAACGGATTATCGAAGCCCATCAGGGACAGATCTGGGTCGAATCCATGCCCGGTAAAGGCTCCACGTTTTTCTTTTCCATCCCCCAGGCCAATTCTCAGTCCGCTTCATGA
- a CDS encoding FMN-binding glutamate synthase family protein, whose translation MRYLAFILTVILTFLSFILGIAVDPHFFWPLLALIPLSLLGIWDMVQTKHSITRNYPIIAHLRFLFEEIRPEIHQYFVESNIDGRPFNNDERSLIYERAKNIDGLKPFGTELDIYGEEYEWLNHSMAPHPKSEELFRTTVGGPECKQPYSCSILNISAMSFGALSPNALLALNAGAKRGNFYHCTGEGGVSPYHLKNGGDLVWQIGTGYFGCRNNDGTFNPDLFKEQAAHEAVKMIEIKISQGAKPGHGGVLPAAKITAEIASTRKILMGQDCISPPGHTSFNTPIELCNYIAQLRELSGGKPVGFKLCIGHPSEFLSVCKAMLQTGILPDFITVDGGEGGTGAAPLEFSDNMGMPLKGGLMFVHNALVGCDLRDKIKVAASGKISSAFTLARSLAIGADWCNSARGFMMAVGCIQAQKCHTNTCPVGVATQDPGRQRALNVEDKSTRTFNFHKNTMEALSEVVAAAGLDHPEQLRPWHIFLRTGRTKMASYHEAFDFLEPGELLGDSPSPVYKKVWDLASAETFETHYA comes from the coding sequence ATGAGATATCTGGCTTTCATTCTGACCGTCATCCTGACCTTCCTGAGTTTCATCCTGGGAATCGCGGTAGACCCTCATTTTTTCTGGCCACTACTGGCTCTGATCCCGTTATCATTATTGGGCATCTGGGACATGGTACAAACGAAACACAGTATTACACGTAATTATCCGATTATTGCGCATCTGCGTTTTTTGTTTGAAGAAATTCGCCCCGAGATCCATCAGTACTTTGTCGAAAGTAATATCGACGGTCGCCCTTTCAATAATGATGAACGATCTTTGATTTATGAGCGTGCCAAAAACATTGATGGATTGAAACCATTTGGAACGGAACTTGATATCTATGGCGAAGAGTACGAATGGCTCAATCATTCCATGGCGCCCCATCCCAAGTCGGAAGAACTGTTCCGCACCACAGTCGGAGGTCCCGAATGCAAGCAGCCCTACTCCTGCTCGATTCTGAACATCTCGGCGATGAGTTTCGGAGCACTCAGCCCGAATGCACTTCTCGCTTTGAATGCGGGCGCCAAGCGAGGCAATTTTTACCATTGCACAGGTGAAGGAGGCGTGAGCCCTTACCATCTGAAAAATGGTGGTGATCTGGTCTGGCAAATCGGCACGGGTTACTTTGGCTGCCGCAATAATGATGGCACATTTAACCCTGACCTGTTTAAAGAACAAGCCGCGCATGAAGCGGTAAAAATGATCGAGATTAAAATCTCACAAGGTGCCAAGCCAGGACACGGCGGTGTTTTGCCGGCTGCGAAAATCACTGCGGAAATCGCTTCTACCAGAAAAATCCTTATGGGGCAGGACTGCATTTCTCCTCCCGGCCATACCTCTTTCAACACGCCGATCGAATTATGTAATTACATCGCACAACTACGCGAACTATCGGGCGGCAAACCGGTTGGTTTTAAACTCTGTATAGGACATCCGAGTGAATTTCTCAGTGTCTGTAAAGCAATGCTGCAAACCGGCATCCTGCCTGACTTCATCACCGTCGATGGCGGTGAAGGCGGTACGGGGGCAGCGCCTCTTGAGTTCTCAGACAACATGGGAATGCCGTTAAAAGGGGGGCTGATGTTTGTGCATAACGCGCTGGTCGGCTGTGACCTGAGAGACAAAATCAAAGTCGCCGCTTCGGGTAAAATCAGTTCCGCCTTCACACTAGCCCGCAGCCTGGCTATCGGCGCGGACTGGTGCAATTCTGCCCGTGGTTTCATGATGGCTGTCGGCTGTATTCAGGCTCAGAAATGTCATACCAATACCTGCCCGGTTGGCGTCGCCACTCAAGACCCGGGGCGACAACGCGCATTGAATGTGGAAGACAAAAGTACGCGGACCTTCAACTTTCACAAGAATACCATGGAGGCACTCTCCGAAGTGGTAGCCGCTGCTGGTCTGGATCACCCGGAGCAGTTACGCCCCTGGCATATCTTCCTGAGAACCGGACGCACCAAAATGGCATCCTATCATGAAGCCTTTGATTTCCTGGAGCCGGGCGAACTTCTTGGAGACTCCCCTTCTCCGGTCTATAAAAAAGTCTGGGACCTGGCATCGGCTGAAACGTTTGAAACGCACTATGCTTAA
- a CDS encoding cytochrome b N-terminal domain-containing protein, which produces MSNNFVTRTWNWIDNRIGFSDYIVPLMVHLVPDNARWWYIFGSATLCAFIVQVFTGVCLAMSYVPGGEETYQSLKYITDTAPLGSILRGMHYYGASAMVMMAVIHMVQVYMHATYKYPREMNWMSGVVLLFVVLGMAFTGQLLRWDANGVWSVTVAAEMAGRTPIIGPTLAHFILGGETVGGSTITRFFAMHVFIMPALIFAGIGLHMLLIMRHGISEMPDVNDPVDPETYKEAYEKRIHKTGVPFWPDAMWRDMIFSTLIVGVILGCSIFLGPPALDPPPNPSSINANPLPDWYFLWYFAVLSLLPPQLETWVILGVPTIGFIVLFFLPLISNKGHRAPSKRPWAGGTVIFGFVAFLVLTIYGYKKPWSPDFGVKELPASVVGTDHGPLAEGAKLMHIKGCLYCHDIGGYGGHRGPELTEIGKLLTRDDLIIRINNGGHNMPAFASSISDSELQLVVDFLLTRGVEKEPENPKSTTP; this is translated from the coding sequence ATGAGTAATAACTTTGTGACTCGAACCTGGAACTGGATCGACAATCGAATTGGTTTTTCCGATTACATTGTTCCGCTGATGGTGCATCTGGTGCCTGATAATGCACGCTGGTGGTATATCTTCGGAAGTGCGACACTCTGTGCTTTCATCGTGCAGGTCTTCACCGGAGTCTGTCTGGCAATGTCTTATGTGCCTGGCGGCGAGGAGACGTATCAAAGTTTAAAATACATCACAGATACTGCTCCCCTGGGTAGTATCCTGCGGGGCATGCATTACTACGGCGCCTCGGCAATGGTCATGATGGCCGTGATCCATATGGTACAGGTCTACATGCACGCGACTTATAAATACCCGCGTGAAATGAACTGGATGAGCGGCGTGGTTCTACTGTTTGTTGTACTGGGAATGGCGTTTACCGGACAACTCTTGCGCTGGGATGCCAACGGTGTCTGGTCGGTCACCGTCGCTGCAGAAATGGCGGGTAGAACTCCTATCATTGGTCCCACACTGGCACATTTTATTCTCGGCGGCGAGACCGTCGGCGGTTCGACCATCACCCGCTTCTTTGCGATGCACGTCTTCATCATGCCGGCGCTGATCTTTGCCGGGATCGGCCTGCATATGCTGTTGATCATGCGTCACGGCATTTCAGAAATGCCTGATGTCAACGACCCCGTCGATCCGGAAACTTACAAAGAAGCCTACGAGAAACGAATTCATAAAACCGGAGTCCCTTTCTGGCCTGACGCCATGTGGCGAGATATGATTTTTTCCACGCTCATTGTCGGCGTCATTCTCGGCTGCTCGATTTTTCTGGGACCTCCGGCCCTCGATCCGCCTCCCAATCCCAGTAGCATCAACGCTAACCCGCTGCCAGACTGGTATTTCCTCTGGTACTTTGCCGTGCTCTCATTATTGCCGCCTCAACTCGAAACCTGGGTGATTCTGGGAGTACCGACGATCGGATTCATCGTTTTATTTTTCCTGCCATTGATTTCGAACAAGGGACACCGCGCCCCTTCCAAACGTCCCTGGGCCGGCGGTACTGTGATCTTCGGATTCGTGGCATTTCTTGTACTCACCATTTATGGATACAAAAAGCCCTGGTCACCAGATTTTGGCGTCAAAGAACTACCGGCGTCCGTTGTGGGTACCGATCATGGTCCACTGGCCGAAGGCGCCAAACTTATGCATATCAAAGGGTGTCTGTACTGCCATGATATCGGCGGCTATGGAGGTCATCGCGGCCCCGAATTGACCGAAATCGGCAAACTGCTGACACGCGATGATCTCATCATCCGAATTAATAACGGTGGTCACAATATGCCAGCGTTTGCCAGTTCGATTTCAGACAGTGAGTTACAACTCGTCGTCGATTTCCTGTTAACCCGGGGAGTTGAAAAAGAACCGGAGAATCCCAAGAGTACAACTCCCTGA
- a CDS encoding QcrA and Rieske domain-containing protein — protein MSDQQPPTPTDQPCCQLKRRTFLTRVSVILGAIIGFMIALPGIGYVLAPIFRKPKHKWRTVGKLDDFKVGGFVLVQYEDPSPVIWAGVTAKAGAWIRRASETEFIAFSINCRHLGCPVRWVDDPKLFMCPCHGGVYYEDGTVAAGPPPEPLYKLNVRIREGLVEIETEPTPLTLTTLT, from the coding sequence GTGAGCGACCAACAGCCCCCCACACCCACAGATCAGCCCTGCTGCCAGCTCAAGCGCAGAACCTTTCTGACCCGCGTCTCTGTCATCCTAGGCGCGATTATCGGCTTCATGATCGCCCTGCCCGGCATCGGATATGTACTTGCACCAATTTTCAGAAAACCAAAACACAAATGGAGAACCGTCGGCAAGCTGGACGACTTCAAGGTCGGCGGTTTTGTCCTGGTACAATATGAAGATCCTTCGCCTGTGATCTGGGCCGGTGTCACCGCCAAAGCAGGTGCCTGGATCCGCCGCGCCAGCGAAACTGAATTTATCGCCTTTTCGATTAACTGCCGCCATCTGGGTTGTCCCGTCAGATGGGTCGACGATCCCAAATTGTTCATGTGCCCCTGTCATGGTGGTGTGTACTACGAAGATGGAACCGTCGCCGCAGGACCACCACCAGAACCTCTCTACAAACTGAATGTGCGCATTCGCGAGGGGCTGGTCGAAATTGAAACAGAACCGACTCCGCTGACGTTAACGACGTTGACCTGA
- a CDS encoding cytochrome c oxidase assembly protein, which yields MSSYFDLTSELWKWNSPVWLLVLPLVGLYFLFHQGNSGKRIAAFVFAMFALAMAYVSPIGVLADGYLFSAHVIQHLILLLIVPLFLLLSLSETAMEKLFRSPFMNRLGHVMAVPFLGWLSGLGVMWFWHVPSFCNASTENYALGIFRDATFLLAGLAFWWPIFSPVKRFHLPSSQAVIYLFSACLGCTLLGIYITFTVISVCPAFANPVDRIGILNMLYDQGMTPGTDQRLGGLLMWVPPCSLYVSAIMVILKRWYADMEQVASPNTAGTTGSLREARQ from the coding sequence ATGAGTTCGTATTTCGATCTGACAAGCGAATTATGGAAATGGAATTCACCAGTCTGGTTACTGGTTCTGCCCCTGGTCGGGCTCTATTTCCTGTTTCATCAGGGAAACTCGGGAAAACGCATCGCGGCATTTGTATTCGCCATGTTTGCTCTGGCGATGGCGTATGTCTCTCCGATTGGCGTCCTGGCTGACGGCTACCTGTTTAGCGCACACGTCATCCAGCATTTGATCTTACTGCTAATCGTGCCTCTGTTTCTCCTGTTAAGCCTGTCTGAAACAGCAATGGAAAAACTGTTTCGCAGCCCCTTCATGAACCGCTTAGGTCATGTGATGGCGGTCCCGTTTCTGGGATGGCTCAGTGGCCTGGGTGTCATGTGGTTCTGGCACGTCCCTTCATTCTGTAATGCTTCAACTGAAAATTATGCGCTCGGTATCTTTCGAGATGCGACGTTTCTACTGGCAGGACTGGCATTCTGGTGGCCCATCTTTTCGCCTGTGAAACGGTTCCATCTGCCTTCATCTCAAGCAGTGATCTATCTGTTCTCGGCTTGTCTGGGATGCACTCTGCTCGGCATCTACATCACATTTACTGTCATTTCAGTTTGTCCCGCATTTGCGAATCCCGTTGATCGGATTGGCATCCTGAATATGCTCTACGATCAGGGAATGACTCCTGGCACAGATCAACGACTGGGGGGACTGCTAATGTGGGTTCCCCCCTGCTCGCTCTATGTCAGTGCGATCATGGTGATTCTCAAACGCTGGTATGCTGATATGGAACAGGTCGCTTCACCAAATACCGCTGGAACAACTGGCTCTTTACGGGAGGCGCGTCAATGA
- the ctaD gene encoding cytochrome c oxidase subunit I has translation MTTGSIDQSELTSLEPRVTPTPMLDWVSTLDHKRIGIMYILTAVFYLAVGGFEALLMRVQLAFPNNTFLSPEMFNQLFTMHGTTMVFLVGMPVLTGFANYFVPLMVGARDVAFPRLNAFGFWMLFFGGLLLHFSFLTGSAPNAGWFSYVPLSTKAYSSLQGVDYWIIGLLIMGIGSVSGAINIFATIVSMRAPGMSLQRVPLFVWMMLMQAILIILALPALNSALAMLLIDRWLGSAFFDPTRGGSAVLWQHYFWIFGHPEVYILILPGFGMISEVIPVFSRKPIYGYTFVAASSVAIVLLGYGVWAHHMFAVGLGMYADIFFAVGSLLIAIPTGIKVFNWTATLWGGEIQFNTAMHFAVAFLLQFVIGGLTGIMFAAVPIDWQLTDTYFVVAHFHYVLIGGLVFALFSATYYWFPKMTGRMLNERLGIMQFWLWALGFNMTFMVQHFLGMMGMPRRVYTYADNPGWALLNGIASLGAVFMAIGTLVFLWNIGASLLRGKIAGDNPWDAFTLEWATTSPPPPENFTSLPEIKSRRPVWDMNHPEHADWKTEKTPQDKGRRPNLPKLAAWSFIASEAVFFLLLLIAYVVFNTRSKEVVTSSVLDVNRTGIFSLFLISSSVTFWIAERFLKAGKKSAFVFSLSLTILLGITFLAGQAWEYTGLLMNDITINTDLFSATFFTVTGFHGIHVTAGVIALCVMLIMGIKGSLNPGKTHVFGAVGVYWHFVDVVWLAVFGIIYLGLLQ, from the coding sequence GTGACGACAGGATCCATCGATCAATCTGAACTGACTTCACTCGAGCCCCGGGTCACTCCGACCCCGATGCTGGATTGGGTCAGCACGCTCGATCATAAGCGTATCGGCATCATGTATATCCTGACCGCCGTGTTTTATCTCGCAGTCGGCGGCTTCGAAGCGCTGTTGATGCGGGTTCAACTGGCGTTCCCGAATAATACGTTTCTCTCACCGGAAATGTTCAATCAGCTGTTTACCATGCATGGCACCACCATGGTCTTCCTGGTGGGTATGCCCGTGCTGACCGGTTTTGCCAATTATTTCGTTCCCCTGATGGTCGGCGCCCGCGATGTGGCGTTTCCCCGCTTGAATGCATTCGGGTTCTGGATGCTGTTTTTTGGCGGACTCCTGCTGCACTTTAGTTTTTTAACCGGATCGGCGCCCAACGCGGGCTGGTTCAGTTATGTCCCACTCTCGACCAAAGCCTACAGCTCACTGCAAGGCGTGGACTACTGGATCATCGGCCTGTTAATCATGGGTATCGGCTCTGTCTCCGGGGCGATAAATATTTTCGCCACGATCGTCAGCATGCGGGCACCTGGAATGAGTTTACAGCGGGTCCCGCTGTTCGTCTGGATGATGCTGATGCAGGCAATCCTGATCATCCTCGCCTTGCCGGCCCTCAACTCGGCACTGGCGATGTTGTTAATCGACCGCTGGCTCGGCTCCGCATTTTTTGATCCGACTCGCGGCGGCTCCGCCGTACTCTGGCAACACTACTTCTGGATCTTCGGACACCCCGAAGTTTACATCCTGATCTTACCCGGCTTTGGAATGATCTCCGAAGTCATCCCCGTCTTTTCCCGAAAACCAATTTACGGCTACACGTTTGTGGCTGCCTCATCAGTCGCCATCGTCCTCCTGGGATACGGCGTCTGGGCACATCATATGTTTGCTGTGGGCCTGGGAATGTATGCCGACATCTTTTTCGCCGTCGGTTCTCTGCTGATTGCCATTCCGACCGGCATCAAGGTCTTCAACTGGACGGCCACACTCTGGGGCGGGGAAATTCAATTCAACACCGCGATGCACTTTGCCGTCGCGTTTCTGCTGCAGTTCGTTATTGGTGGCTTAACGGGCATTATGTTTGCCGCTGTTCCCATCGACTGGCAATTGACGGACACCTACTTCGTCGTCGCTCACTTTCATTATGTGTTGATTGGCGGGCTTGTGTTTGCGTTGTTCTCAGCCACTTATTACTGGTTCCCGAAGATGACTGGCCGCATGCTGAATGAACGACTGGGAATCATGCAGTTCTGGTTGTGGGCGCTGGGCTTTAATATGACATTCATGGTGCAGCACTTCCTGGGTATGATGGGCATGCCGCGGCGAGTCTACACCTATGCCGACAACCCCGGCTGGGCACTCTTAAATGGAATCGCCTCGCTGGGTGCAGTTTTCATGGCGATTGGCACACTGGTCTTTCTCTGGAATATCGGAGCCAGCTTACTCCGCGGAAAAATCGCCGGCGATAATCCCTGGGATGCCTTCACGCTAGAATGGGCCACCACGTCACCACCACCACCGGAAAACTTCACGTCCCTCCCAGAGATCAAAAGCCGTCGCCCCGTCTGGGATATGAACCACCCGGAGCACGCAGACTGGAAAACGGAAAAGACGCCGCAAGATAAAGGACGTCGTCCGAATCTACCGAAACTGGCTGCCTGGTCTTTCATCGCTTCGGAAGCCGTGTTCTTTCTCCTGTTGTTGATCGCGTATGTCGTGTTCAACACACGTTCGAAAGAAGTTGTGACGTCTTCCGTACTGGATGTCAATCGGACCGGAATCTTCAGCCTGTTCCTGATCTCCAGCAGTGTGACATTCTGGATTGCCGAACGTTTTCTCAAGGCGGGTAAGAAGTCTGCATTTGTGTTTTCACTCAGTTTGACAATCCTGCTCGGAATCACATTCCTGGCCGGTCAAGCCTGGGAATACACGGGCCTGCTGATGAATGATATCACTATCAATACCGACTTGTTTTCGGCCACCTTTTTCACCGTCACCGGATTCCATGGTATTCACGTGACGGCAGGTGTGATCGCGTTATGTGTCATGCTGATCATGGGCATCAAAGGGAGTTTGAATCCAGGTAAGACACACGTCTTTGGTGCTGTCGGCGTTTATTGGCATTTTGTAGATGTGGTCTGGCTGGCCGTATTTGGAATTATTTATCTGGGACTTCTACAATGA
- the coxB gene encoding cytochrome c oxidase subunit II — translation MNSVIPVLDPASPQAEAINNLFLQVLLISAIIFAIVAGLILVAISRGRRKETLPDQDFGSEKAEIYWMVGPVVIVIWLVAISAHLVITLNAFPKVSPEEQAEKTDVDLIVTGHQWWWEVKYPKSGVISANEIYIPADKNKKWRVQISSADVIHCFWVPQLGRKIDAIPGRENYIWLQASEPGSYQGRCSEYCGAQHAWMNFKVYAVSDAEFDKWVASEQLATKQPKLLSPLASAGKQFFFNATCPQCHTVHGTPAKATIGPDLTHFARRKEIGAGVIDNSPENLALWLKDPQALKPGCKMPNFKLSDEHIKQLVAYLETLK, via the coding sequence ATGAACTCTGTGATTCCTGTTCTTGACCCCGCGTCTCCGCAGGCAGAGGCCATTAACAATCTCTTTCTTCAGGTTTTACTTATCAGTGCCATTATCTTTGCCATCGTGGCCGGTTTAATCCTGGTCGCGATTTCGCGAGGACGGCGTAAAGAGACATTACCCGATCAGGACTTTGGTAGTGAAAAAGCCGAAATCTACTGGATGGTCGGTCCTGTGGTCATCGTCATCTGGCTGGTAGCGATCAGCGCCCACCTGGTCATCACACTCAATGCGTTTCCCAAAGTCAGTCCCGAGGAACAGGCAGAGAAGACAGACGTTGATCTGATTGTGACTGGCCATCAATGGTGGTGGGAAGTCAAATATCCCAAATCAGGGGTCATCTCTGCCAATGAGATCTACATCCCCGCTGACAAAAATAAAAAGTGGCGCGTGCAGATTTCCTCTGCCGACGTGATCCACTGCTTCTGGGTCCCGCAACTGGGCCGAAAGATTGATGCGATTCCCGGACGAGAAAACTACATCTGGCTCCAGGCCAGCGAGCCCGGTTCTTACCAGGGACGCTGTTCCGAATACTGCGGCGCACAACATGCCTGGATGAACTTTAAAGTGTATGCGGTCTCGGATGCCGAGTTTGATAAGTGGGTGGCCAGTGAACAACTCGCAACAAAGCAGCCCAAACTGCTCTCCCCCCTGGCCTCCGCCGGCAAACAGTTCTTTTTCAACGCAACCTGTCCACAGTGCCATACGGTTCATGGTACTCCTGCCAAAGCGACCATTGGCCCGGATTTGACTCACTTTGCCCGCCGCAAAGAAATTGGCGCGGGGGTCATCGATAATTCACCGGAAAACCTGGCATTGTGGCTGAAAGATCCGCAAGCACTCAAACCAGGATGTAAAATGCCCAACTTCAAGCTGAGTGATGAGCATATCAAACAACTCGTAGCCTACCTGGAGACACTCAAGTGA
- a CDS encoding serine hydrolase domain-containing protein, whose protein sequence is MTSLPLVKPQEIDLDGERLQQAGKLLTEWTDAGTMPGAAIVVGRHGKIVEPQFFGKQGPEKNAEPVRRDGMFLLASITKPIVYMSALKLVERGELVLSLPVTHYIPDFAAHHKESILVHHLFTHTSGMPDMLDNNVELRQSLAPLDKFIHGAIYDTVPLFQPAGTGLSYQSMGTLIVAEIVQRLTRKTIAQHVRDEIIKPLGLQSTWLGRGDFPRERLVRVETPEYQIGSNFGWNSKYWQDLGVPWGGMFSAPEDMAVICQCMLNYGKVQDERLLSQSMMEMATTNRLNDYPDLPEPIRRSQPWGLGWRLNHPGQSGSWGNLLDRSVFGHTGATGTMVWMDRRRDGFAIILTTAIRSKAPWRLVQLSNMIASAFQ, encoded by the coding sequence ATGACTTCGCTGCCCCTTGTTAAACCACAGGAAATTGACCTCGATGGAGAACGACTGCAACAGGCAGGAAAATTACTGACAGAATGGACGGATGCGGGAACCATGCCCGGAGCAGCAATTGTTGTCGGCCGCCATGGAAAAATTGTAGAGCCCCAATTCTTCGGTAAACAGGGACCCGAAAAAAATGCAGAACCCGTGCGACGAGACGGCATGTTTCTGCTGGCATCCATTACGAAACCGATTGTCTACATGAGCGCCTTGAAACTGGTCGAACGAGGCGAGTTGGTACTCAGTCTGCCGGTGACGCATTATATTCCCGATTTCGCAGCACACCATAAAGAGTCGATACTCGTGCATCACCTGTTTACACATACTTCAGGGATGCCCGACATGCTGGATAATAATGTCGAACTTCGACAATCATTGGCACCGCTCGACAAGTTTATCCACGGCGCCATCTATGACACCGTGCCGCTGTTCCAACCGGCGGGAACCGGACTCAGCTATCAGAGCATGGGCACACTAATCGTTGCGGAGATCGTCCAGCGTCTTACCAGAAAAACAATCGCCCAACATGTCCGCGACGAAATCATCAAGCCGCTCGGTCTGCAAAGTACCTGGCTGGGACGTGGCGATTTTCCGCGCGAACGACTGGTGCGTGTCGAAACGCCGGAATACCAGATCGGTTCGAATTTCGGCTGGAACAGCAAATACTGGCAGGATCTGGGAGTTCCCTGGGGTGGCATGTTCAGCGCACCGGAAGATATGGCTGTGATCTGCCAGTGCATGCTGAATTATGGAAAAGTGCAAGACGAGCGTCTGCTTTCTCAATCAATGATGGAAATGGCGACCACGAATCGGCTCAACGATTATCCTGACCTGCCCGAACCGATCCGACGATCACAGCCGTGGGGGCTGGGGTGGCGATTGAATCATCCCGGTCAGTCTGGAAGCTGGGGGAATCTGCTCGACCGGAGTGTCTTCGGCCATACAGGAGCGACTGGCACCATGGTCTGGATGGATCGACGCCGTGATGGCTTTGCAATCATCCTGACAACCGCCATTCGCTCAAAAGCCCCCTGGCGCCTGGTACAATTGTCGAATATGATTGCGTCTGCTTTCCAGTAA